One Caenibius sp. WL genomic window, TGTCCAGTAGAGTGCGAACAGGAACCCGGCATAAAGTGCGGGCAATTGCAGCAGGATGCCGATTCCGACCAGCACGGCAACCACCCCGACAACCCCGGCGAGAACGAACAGACCTTTGAGCGGAGTCAGCCGTGCGTTTTCAGCATCCATGAACCTATATCTCCCAAGCTGCCGATATCCTATCCATCCGGTGCTGTCCGCGCTGGCTGAATGATCGGGCTTTATGATGTTTTTCTTATTCGTGGACTTCGATCTATAAATGGCCGGGATACCGCGTCAAGCGCGCCGGCGTGTCATGGGTGTTGTCCTGCCGGGCGGGGCGTCTCTATTATTGGTTCCGGGAGAGCGTGAGACGTGGCGATGGCACTGTTTGAGATGCCTTTGACGGTTCCGGCCAACTTGTTGCAGCCCATGCTGCGCGACCTTCACGCCTATGCTCCGTCAATTGCGCGCCAGATCGATTTTCCAGGGGGCGAGCGGCAATTTCTTGCTTTGCTGCGAGGCGATATCCTGGCGCTTGCGCGCGCGGATTTCGTGCATGTTTATGGCCTGTGCACGCGCCTGCTCGAACAGGTGGCCCGGCGGGACTGGTCGCGGACGGGCAACCGGGAAAAGGCGCTTGAAGCGTTTCTGTCCTATGTGATCGCCGCAAGTACGGTGGGCGATGCATGCCGCAGAGCGATCGATTTCAACGAATTTCTGGAGGATCGGGGCTATTCGCTGGCGCTCGAAACGATTGGGGCTACCGCGCGTCTCAAGCTCGACCTGACGCCTCTGGTCGAACAGGCTCCGCCATCGCTCGTGGTGGCCAATGTGCTGTTCTATCACAATATCCTGTCTTGGCTGGGGGCGGAACCGATCGATCTGGTGGAGATCGGCCTTGCCCTGCCCGAGCCGCAATGCCCGGATCCGGGAATAGCCGTTCTCAAAGCGCCGGTGCGTTACGGCGGTGGTGAAAGCTATCTCGCGTTCAGAGCGGACAATCTTGCGCGCAAAGTGCGGCATTCGCAGCGCGATCTGGACGGTGTCATGGAGTTGATTGCTTACGATCCGCTCCTTTTCATGCGCGGAGCGGGATCGATGGCGGCATCCATCCGGGCCTGGTTCGAGCAGCTGGCACAGGAAGGGCATCGCCTGCCCGATAGCGGAGCGACGGCCCACCATTTCGGCATCAGCGCGTCTACCCTTTCGCGGCGGCTGCGGGACGAGGATACGTCGTTCCTCACCGTGAAATCCGAATGCCGGAAGGAAATCGCGAAAACGCTGCTGGGCAGGAGCGGGATGAGCATGGCCGAGATCGCCCGCCGGCTGGGTTTCCACGATGCGCGCAGTTTCCGCCGGGCCTTCGCGCAATGGACAGGGCTGTTACCGTCCGATTTCCGGGAGCAGGCCCGGCGTCCGGGCAACGGATAATCAGCTATCCAGCGTCTTGGGTGCGTCGCCAGCCGTTTGTTTGACCTGAAATGTCCCCCTGTGGGTGAAATCATGCTCTCCCCCATACAGCCATAAGGCTGCATTCTGTGTCGGATAATGAGGAATGCGCCTGCAATTCCGGGAGAGCGAAATGACCGAATTTCAGATCAAGCGTGACATCAACGTCGGGTCCGCACGCAGCATGGGTCTCCCGCCGGTGGACTTCAAGGCGATGCATGAAATCGTCCTACCCTATCGGCTGCGGCGGGGTGTCAGCGACAAGATCGCCTGGGACGTGGCGCATGCGGCGCCGATTGCCATCCAGACACCGGAAGGGCTGGCCTACAGTTATGTCTGCCAGGGAAACGGGGTGCGTATCGTTCCGGGTGTGGTGGCCGATGCGGAACTGGTGATCGAAATGTCCGCCGACAGCTGGCAGAATTATTACTACGAGCTGCGCACCCGCTTCGGCCTGCTTTACGAAGAAGCTGTCCGGTTTGTGCGCGGCAATTTCCGCCAGTGGGACGCGTGGGAACCGGCCCTGCGCTGCCTTTACAGCGGCACTCCTATTTATGATCCCAAATCGCTGGATTTGCGTGATCTTGACGGTTCGCCGCTCGATATCCGCAAATCGTTCAACCGCGATGACGATCCGCGGGCCATGTCGCATTTCCTGCGCACGGCAGGCTACCTGCATGTGCGATCCGCCTTTTCGGCCGACGAGATCGCGCGCCTTTCGGATGAGACCGACCGGCTGCGCGACAATTCGGTGGAGGGCGACGTCTTTTCCCGCTGGTCGGCTGACGAGAAAGGCGTCAAAAAAGTCTGGGATTTGCACTATATGGCGCTCCAGTCGACGCTGATCGCGGAGCTGGATCGGCACCCGATGGTGACATTCCTCAACGGCCTGTCGGAGGAGGATCTGATCCCATCCTACGATCGGGACAACGGCACTCATGCCATTATCAGGGAATTCACCGGCGGGGAGAATTCGGATTCCACTTATATGCTGGGCTGGCATCAGGATTGTGGGCTTGGCGGTTGCCCGATCACCTGCCCGCGCATTCAGATCGGTATTCAGCTCGATGCGGCGACATCGGAAAGCTCACAGCTCTATTTCCTCGCCGGAAGCGCGGGCCGGACGTGCCATGACCAGTTTTCGGAAGCGGAATGGGAACGATTGCCGGTGGTCACATTCGAAACGCAGCCCGGAGATGTCACGGTGCATTTCGGCTGTATTCTGCATGCGGCGCCCAAGGCCAATGGCCCGCTGCGCCGCCGCACGATCTACACCCGCTTCATGAATCCCATGTCGCGGACTTTGCTGGACCGGTTCATGACGTTCGATCAGGTTATCCCGCATATGGACCGCATGCCCAGCGTCGACGAGATGGCGGGGAAAGTGGAAGCGCAGGGGTAGGCGGGCCCCGGCTGGCGGCTTCCCGAAGGCTTCTGGGAGAGCATGGGGGGCCGCGATGCAGGGATGGTTCAGGCCATGTGCAACGGCCTTTCATCCCCGCATCGCGGATGGTTCTAGCAGGTGGGAACGCGCGATTTGCCCGCCACTTTGTACGTGCCGTCCGCGCCCCGGACGTAGCGTTCGCTGAAAGTCCGCGTACCGGTATAAGTCACTGTGAAGCTGCGGCCTTTTTCCGCTGCGGTGATCTGGCCTTTCACCACGGTGCTGTTGGTTTCCCTGGCCCCCTCGTCAGTGTAATAGATGGGGATGCTGGCGATTTCGGCCGGGCCGGTGGCGGCCAGTTCGGTCAGGACCGCGAAGGCGCAGCTATAGCCCTGCCAGGTGCCGCCGCCTTCGGTGTAGAGGACGGGGGCGGCTGCGATCGCCTCGCTCCATCCCCAATACAGCGCCGGATTGCCGAACGTTCCGCTGGTACCCACGTCGAGCCATTCGCCGGTGACGGTATAACGGGCGCCCTTGCGTTCAAGATAATGCACCGAATTGAGGCCCGAACAGGCATGGCCCGTGCATTCGCTGGCCCCGGTGCTGACCAGCGCGGTCTTGCCGCCGGGCAGGGGGATGAGAGCCAGGGGGACATACGTATAAGTCGTTTCGTCCACCGTGCGATCGGCTTCGTTCTTGAGATTCTCACCGAAAGCGGCCCAGAATGCTTCCGGCGTTCCAGCGGGCACGGTGTCACGGTCGACATCCTGCACTTCGATGATGGAGGCGGGGGCGGTTTGCTCCGCACCCGCTGCCGGGGTGGCAAAAGCCAGAACTGTGCATGAAACGCCGACGAATCTTTTCATCATGTCTTCCCATCCGCTGAACCGGAGCCGCGCAGTAGCGTGGACCGTTTCGCTGCTAGATGAACGAAGCGATTGCCGCAAGAATCGGTTGGCAAACAGCCTGTTGAGAGCAAGAAATTGCCGATTCCGGGGTGCTTGAACAAGCAACCGTAACATCCGGCCCGACAACGTTCTGTTTGTGAGGCTGTGCGGTTCGCAAAGCTGTCGATCCGGTTCAGGTTTTGCGCGACAGTCTCGATGAGCATGAGCAAGGCGGATGCCAAAATACTTGCGTTGCGGATAGGCTGCGTTTCTAAGGGCGGCGAAACGGAGGTTTGGGATGGCGGCTGGACGGATTGGCCTGTGGGCCCTGGGCGGATTTCTGGTGCTGGTGGGGCTGGTGCTCGGCCTTGGCGGAGCCTGGTTGGCCAGCCTCGGCGGCTCGCTCTACTATGTGCTGACAGGGCTTGGCTGCCTCGTCTCCGGCGTGCTGATATGCCGTGGGCGGCGGCTGGGAACGTGGGTCTATCTGGCCGTTTTCCTGCTCACTTTGCTTTGGGCCTTGTGGGAAGTGCGTGCGGATTTCTGGCAGCTCCTGCCGCGCATTGGCGGGCCGCTGTTCATTCTTGTCTATATGCTGATGCCGTGGGTGCAGCGCGCCTTTGCGGCGCAGCCTGCCCGCAAGACCCCGGCCCGGTTCCTGCCGCTCGCGGTGGCGGCAGGCGGCGTGGCGGTCCTCGCGAGCGCGGGGCTGACTTCGCAGGGCAGCGTGTCGGCCATGCCCGCCAGCACCAGCGCACTGCCCCAATCGACGGCGGTGGAACTGGACGACAACTGGGAACACTACGGGCGCACGCTTTCGGGCACCCGCTATTCCCCCGCCAGCGCGATCACGCCTGCAAACGCTAGCAATCTCGAAGTGGCGTGGACATATCGCACCGGCGATATCGCGGCCAATTATCCGAAGACCACGTCGGCCTTCATGTTCCAGGCGACACCGATCAAGGTCGGCGATACGCTCTATTTCTGCACGCCGCACGATATCGTGGTCGCGCTCGATGCCGATACCGGCAAGGAAAAGTGGCGCCACGATCCCAAGACGGATGACACGGGCGTGGCCATGCTGGTCTGCCGTGGCGTATCCTATTTCCAGACGCAGGAGGCGGTCAGCGATTGTCCGCGCCGCATCCTGGTGGGCACGATCGACGGACGGATGATCGCGCTCGACGCGCAAACCGGCAAACGCTGCCAGAGCTTCGGCACCAATGGCGAGATATCGCTGCGCGATGGTTTGGGACCGATGAAGCCGGGCCATCAGTATTCAACCTCGCCTGCCACCATCATCGGAAATGCCGCGGTCGTTGGTGGTTTCGTGCTCGATGGTGTGGCGACCAATCTGCCCTCGGGCGTTGTCCGCGCGTTCGACGCGCGCGACGGCAAATTGCTCTGGGCATGGGATATCGGCCGGCCGGAAGGGGCGCAACTCAAGCCGGACGAGATTTTCACCACCGGCACGCCCAACGCGTGGACGCTGTTCAGTGCCGATCCGGAACTCGGGCTGGTTTATGTGCCGACGGGCAACAGCACCCCCGATTTCTTCGGCGGCAACCGCACGCCGGTGTCGGACAAGTATTCCAGTTCGGTGGTAGCGCTGGACGCGAAGACCGGGCAGGCCCGCTGGCATTTCCAGACCGTGCATCACGATCTGTGGGATTACGATATCGGATCGCAGCCGGTGCTGATCGATCTGCCGACGCCGGGCGGCACAGTGCCGACACTGATCCAGCCGACCAAGCATGGTGAAATCTATCTGCTCGACCGGCGCGATGGCAAGCCGCTGGCCACGGTGGAAGAACGGGCGGTGCCCAAGGGCGATATCCCGGAAGAACGCTATGCGCCGACGCAGCCCTGGTCCACTGGCATGCACAGCTTCACCCCGGCGCCGCTGGTCGAAAAGGACATGTGGGGGGCGACCCCGCTGGATCAGATGTGGTGCCGTATCCAGTTCCGCCAGATGCGCTATCAGGGCAAGTTCACTCCGCCTTCGACGCATCGCACCTTGCAGTATCCGGGCAATTTCGGCGTGATCGACTGGGGCAGCGTGGCCGTGGACGAAGCGCGCGGGCTGATGATCGTCAACACGTCGGGCATGCCGCTGACGGTACGCCTCGTCCCTCGTAAGGAAGCGGACAAGCAGCTGGTCGCCAGCGCGGGCAACGGGCACAAGGGGCTGTCGCCGCAATACGGCACGCCCTATGCGGTGGATTTCGCGCCGTTCCTTTCGCCGCTGGGGCTGCCCTGCAATGCTCCGCCGTGGGGTACGCTGGCGGCGGTGGATCTCAAGACGAAGAAACTCGTCTGGGAAAAGCCACTGGGCACGACCCGCGATCACGCGCCACTGGGTATTGCCGTGCCGGGGGTGTTCAATCTAGGCGGCGCGGTGGTGACGAAGGGTGGGGTGACGTTCATCGCTGCCACGATCGACAACTACCTGCGCGCATTCGACACCACGACCGGCAAATTGCTGTGGGAAGGCCGCCTGCCCGCTGGTGGACAGGCGAATCCGATGACTTACACTTCGAGCCGGAGCGGCAAGCAATATGTGGTGATCGCAGCGGGCGGCCATGGCTTCATGGGGACGACACCCGGCGACTATGTCATCGCTTACGCTTTGCCTGATTGACGCCGTGCGATAAGTTCCTCCCGCCGGGCATAACGGGGCCGGGCGGGAGATGGACAATGGCCGCTTTGGGCCCGGATGATACGGTTCTGTGCACGGCGACGATGGGTTTCGGCGCCCTGCGCGAATTTGCCGAGGCTGCGGGTAGTGCCGGTTTTTCTGCGATTTCCCTGTCCGGCGGGGATTACAAATCGGCGCGGGCGGCGGGCCTTTCGGACGCGGATATCCGTTCGCTGCTGGCGGACAATAATCTGCGTGTGGCCGAACTGGATGGCGTGGTGGACTGGCTGTTCCCGCTGCCTGACAGGCAGGGCGCAGGCTACGATCTGGATATTCCCTTTTTCGGCCATTCGCAGGACGCATTCTTTGCCATCGCGGAAGTGCTGGACGCGCGTTCGATCAGCGCGGTCGATCCGTTCCTGCGCACCGCGCCGCTGGAGCAGATGGCGGAAGCTTTTGCCCGCTTGTGCAATCGAGCGGCCGAGCATGGCTTGCTGGTTCATCTCGAATTCCTGTCATGGGGGCCGGTGCCCGATCTTGCGGCCGCCTGGGACATCGTTCGGCTGGCGGGGCGAGACAACGGCGGCATCATGCTCGATGTGCTGCATCTGATGCGCAGCGGCGGGCGGGATATGTTGTCCCGCATTCCGGGCGAACGCATTCTTGCCACCCAGTTCTGCGATGGCCGCCTGACAAGGCAGGGCGATTGCTTTGCCGATGCCGCCAATCGTGAATGGCCGGGGGAAGGCGAATTCGCTCTACCCGCGCTGCTGCGGGAATTGCGGGCGGCTGGATGCATGGCGCCGCTGGGAGTGGAAGTGATGGGCGAAGCGACGGCGGGCCTCTCCCCACAGGCAATTGCCCGGCGCGCCCGTGAAGCGCTGGAGCAAACGCGCGAAGCCAGCCGGTCGAGCCAGCCGCCTGCCGCAGCATAATCGCGAAACAGCCCTGTTTATTTCAAAAGGACATGAAGTGAACGGGACGCAGCGATAGCCATTGCGCGTGCAACCTGACTGATCATTATCGCCTGCCCGGGCCACCCAGCATATGGGCGCCTGCATAAACCAAAAATACCGTGGGAGACGGGCATGACGGGTACGGCAGCCTGGCGTCGAAATTGCGCACAAATTGCTGCGCGCCGCGTTTGCACGCCGCCGTCCCGTTTGCCCGCTATCCTGCCATCGATCTGATCCGGATTGACCGAAAACAGACAATTTGAGGGGGTTCACATGCAAGGACACTATTCCATCAGGACGGCGCTGTTCGCCAGTTGCGCATTGGGTGCCATGCCGTTTGTCGTCTCACCGGCATCGGCGGCCGATGGTTTGGGCGGGGTGGCGTCGCTGGCGGCGCCACGTCCCGTATTGTCGCGTATCGATGGCAAGCCCGCTGGCGGATTCCCGCAACAGGCCGCGCCCGAACAGGCCCGGCAGCACCAGGCCGACGCTTCGAACGCCGATATCGTCGTCACGGCGCGGCGCCGCGCGGAAAGCGCGCAGGATGTGCCGATTGCGGTAACCGCGCTCAACAACGAACAAGTGGCTGTGCCGGGGGCTATCGGCCTGACACAGGTCGCGCAACTGGCGCCCAGTCTGCAAATAACCGCTACCAATGCCCGCCAGACGAACATCAATATTCGCGGGCTGGGGGCAACGCCTGCTTTTGCCAGCCTTGGGCTGGAATACGGTGTCGGGGTCTATGTCGATCAGGTCTATTACAGCCGCCCCGCGCAGGCGGCGTTCGACCTTTACGATCTGCAACAGGTCGAAGTGCTGCGCGGCCCGCAGGGCACCTTATTCGGCAAGAACACCACCGCAGGCGCCATTCATATCACTTCGCAAGCCCCGACTTTCGATCCCGAATTCCGGGGTGAAGTCAGCGTCGGCAATTACCAGACGCTGCAGGTGCGCGCGACCGGATCGGCACCGATCACCGACAAGCTGGCTGTTCGCCTTACCGTGTCCGATACGGAACGGGACAAGGGCTTCCTGAAGAATGTCCACGACGGCAGCCGCAAGTCGGACCTGCACACGTTTTCGATCCGGGGGCAGGTGCTGTTCCAACCGACCGAGGAATTCTCGCTGCGCGTGATCGGTGATTACAGCAAATACAAGCAGGACTGCTGCATCGGCACCACCACCGGTGTGCGCACCACGAGGGTGGACGGCACGGCCTTGCCCAACGATTTCTACACCCGGGCGAAGCGCTTCGGCTACACGCCGTTGCCGGTCGATCCGTTCAATCGGGAAATCGATATCAATCGCCCGCTCCGCCTCGATCTCAAGACCCACGGCATCACCGCCATTGCCGATTACGATTTCGGCCCGGCTACGCTGACTTCGGTCACCGCATGGCGCAAGCTCTCCTACCGCCCGATGATCGACGCCGATCTGCTGCCGCTGGATATCTTCGTCGATGCCGGGATTTATGAAAAGCAGCGCCAGTTCAGCCAGGAACTGCGGCTTGCCTCCAACGGTAAGAACGATGTCGATTATGTGGTCGGCCTCTATTATTTCAATCAGCGGATCGATGACAAACTGTTCACCAAGTACGGTTCGGATGCCGCCTTGTGGATTCTCGGGCCCGCGCAGGGCAGCACACAGGCATCGGCAGGCGGGCAGGCGGCGCTGAACGGATTGTTCGTGGATGGCACCGCGCGGGCCGACACCAAGAGTTACGCGGCTTTCGGCCAGGTGATCTGGCATGCGACCGACCGGCTCGATCTCACTGTGGGCCTGCGCTACACCAAGGAGAAGAAGACCGGCTTCTTCGAACAGGTCCAGCGCGGCCCGGCACTGACGCCGGATCAGATCGCCCTTGGCGCGCAGGCGATCCGCAATTCGTTCGGGGCCACGATCCCGCGCTACGACGCCCGCACCAAGGAGGATAATCTTTCGGGCGGGGTCACGCTATCGTACAAGATCACGCCCGATATCATGATCTACGGCACATACGCCAAAGGCTACAAATCGGGCGGTCTCAATCTCAATGCCGTGCATGCCGATCCGGTCATCGCGCCCGAAAAGGTCGACAATTTCGAAGCGGGGATCAAGACCGCGCTGTTCGACCGGGCGCTCACGCTCAATCTCGCGGCGTTCCACACCCGTATCAAGAACTACCAGAGCCAGCAGGTCGACAACAACGGTGCTCCCACCGCTTATATCGCCAATGTCGGTACGGTGCGCACGCAAGGGATCGAACTGGACGCGACTCTGCGCCCGGTCCGCAATCTCAGCCTGTTCGCATCGGCAAGCTACGTCGATGCGATCTACAAATCGTTCCGCAACGCACCTTGCCCGCTGGAATACCTGGGATTGCAGACGGCCTGCGATCTTAGCGGGCGCAGTCTGCCCGGCGTGTCGAAGTATTCCGTATCGCTCGGCGGGGAATATGCGGTGGATGTGTCCTCGTCGGCGCAGGTCTATGCCAACGCGAACTACAGCTACCGGTCCAAATTCAACGGGACATACAACCTGGCCGAAGACGCGGTGATCAAGGGATACGGGCTTACCAATCTCAGCGTCGGTTTCCGCCATCCCGATGGGCGCTGGGATATCTCCGTCTATGCGCGGAATCTGTTCAACACCAAATATTTCAACACGATGGGCTCGGCGGCTTTCAATACCGGTCAGTATAGCGGCGGCCCCGGAGACCCGCGCACCTACGGCGTGACTTTGCGCACATCGCTGTAATCAAACACCAATCGGAGAGATAGACCATGAACAGGTTACAAATGCTGCTGGCGGCGACGGCGATGACCGCCGTATCCGCTGCTTCGGCCTCTGCACAGGAAAGCCGCCCCAATATCATCGTCATTCTGGTGGACGACATGGGGTTTTCCGATTTGGGGGCTTTCGGGGGTGAAATCCGGACGCCGAATCTCGATGCGTTGGCCAACAAGGGGGTGAAGTTCACGAACTTTCACGCCACGCCGGTGTGCGCGCCGACGCGGGCCGAACTGCTCACCGGGGTGGATCACCACCAAACCGGGCTCGGCAATTTTCCCGAACTGCGGCAGGACAACCAGATCGATAAGCCGGGATACGAAGGCTATCTGAACGATCGCGTCGCCACGATTGCCGAACGGCTGAAGGATGCGGGCTACTATACGTTCCAGTCGGGCAAATGGCATCTGGGCTATGACCCGCACGCCAATCCGGCGGCGCGCGGTTTCGATCGGTCCTTCACTCTCTTGGGCGGTGGCCACAATCATTTCGGCGCCGATCAGGATCGCCAACGGCCTGACATGCCCAATGTCGGCCTGGTCTATACGCTGGACGGCAAGCAAGTGCCGATCCCAGCGAACTTCTATTCGAGCGATTATTTCACCGGGCAGTTCCTGTCGTTCCTGCCCGCCGCAAAGGACAAGCGACCGTTCTTCGGCTACCTTGCCTTCACCGCGCCCCACTATCCGATCCAGGCCCCGCCCGAGGATATCAAACGCTATGCGGGCAAATATGATGCGGGTTACGATGTCTTGCGCCAGCAGCGGTTGCAGCGGCTCAAATCCCTGCGCATGATCCCGGAAAACGTCGTCGCCCACGACCAGTCTTCTTCCAGGCGTTGGGCCGATCTGACGCCGGAGGAACAGCGGATCGAAGCGCGGACGATGGAAGCCTACGCAGGGATGGTCGACAGGCTCGATCAGAATGTGGGCAAGCTGGTCGCCGAGCTTAAGAAGCGGGGTCAGTACGACAACACCGTGATCATGTTCCTGTCGGACAACGGCCCGGAAGGGCACGAGCTGGATCAGTCCTTTATCATTCCGGAAGCGGGCAAGGCCATGCTGGCCGGGGCCGACAACAGCCTGGAGGCCATCGGTTCGGCCAAGTCCTACGTCTGGTACAAGGCGAACTGGGCCGAAGCGGGCTCCGCCCCGTTCCGCCGCTACAAGTCCTTCCCGACGGAAGGGGGGACCCGTGTCGTCTCGTTCCTCAGCTATCCGAGGCAGGCCCGCACGGGGATCGAGCCGAGCTATCTGTCGGTGCGTGACGTGGTGCCCACACTGCTCGATCTGGCGCAGGTGAAGCTGGACAAGCCTGCCGAGTTCAGAGGTAAGCCGGTAATCGCACCGCAGGGTATTTCCTTCGCCCAGCGGATCAAGCCCGGTGCTCCGCCGCCGCAACTGTCGCCTACTTTCGCCGCTGGGGAAATGTTCGGCCGCCGCTATGTCCGCGAAGGGCGCTGGAAAGCCGTGCATATCCCGCCGCCGACCGGCAGCGGCCATTGGGAACTGTTCGATATCGAAGCCGATCCGGGTGAAGTGAACGATCTGGCGCGCAGCAATCCCGAACAGCTCGCCGGGATGATCAAGGGGTGGAACCGCTACGCCACCGAAAAGGGCGTCGTGCTGCCGGTCATTCCGGGGAATTGATGCAAAGGGCGGTGGGCAGACACCTGCTCCCGTGACGTTTCAAAAAAGAGGCGCGCCACGAAAGTGGCGCGCCATAAAAGGGGGGAGAGGGCAGATGAAGATTGCTCTCAATCTGCGCGGGGCCTCCTATAGAGGCTGAATCCGAACCCCAGATGAACATAGCTTCATAAACCGGAGCATTCTGTCGGAATTCTGTTGGAAAATTGCGCTCTGTGAGCATCTTGCGTGTAAGAGGCGATTTAATCGTGCATCCGACGCAGAATTTTATCCCATCCTAAGGATTCACGCAAAACCGTGGGTTGAATGGTTGCGCTCTGGCGCTTAGGCGTTTTGGAGCCGTTCCGTAATTCGGTGCGGATTCGAAGAATCACGGCCAAGTGATTTGGCAATGCCGCGTAATGATGAAGGAAATGCCCTTGCAACCAGATGCACAGGCTCGCGAGACGTTAATTACTCTGACGTCCGATATTGTCGCTGCACATGTCAGCAACAACAACGTAGCCATTGATGAGGTTCCGGCTCTTATCGAGAACGTATTTCAGGCGCTGGCGGGCCTCGGTGAAGAACATGTCGAGGAAGAAGCCCCGCTGGAGCCGGCCGTTTCGATCCGCGCGTCGGTTCGCCCCGATCATGTCACCTGTCTTGAATGCGGCAAGAAACTGACTTTGCTCAAGCGTCACCTGATGACCGATCACGGTCTGACGCCGGATGAATATCGGCAACGCTGGAATCTGGCGGGGGATCATCCGCTGGTTGCTCCCAACTATGCGATGCAGCGCCGCGATCTGGCAGTGAAGATCGGCCTCGGCCACACCGACCGCCCAACCGGCGGTTCCAAGGCTGCGCCCGCACCCGCAGCACCTGCCCCCGCAAAGGCGAAGGCCAAGCGCGGACGCAAGCTGGGCTTGCGTTTCAACGGCGGGGATGGCGGGAAAGCGTGACTCTGCCGGGCTAGGCCCGGACACAGTTTCGCACATCCGAAGAGGGGGTGCCGGCTATGCCGCGCCCCCTTTTGCATTGCTGCTGCAACGGCCGTGTATGCATGGATCATGGCGGGACAGGCCAATGTGGCCATAACGATCGCATCACACCGGTTGACAGCGCATCACGGGCGTTGATGAATAGCGCAGCCGGGCGTGGCCGAACGGAACGCACCCGGATGGGTAGAGAAACGGACAAGACCTGCAGGCGGGCGCGTTTCGTAATCGGGAGGGAACGGCTCTTGCGCACGGCTTTCATAGGACTGGGCAATATCGGCGCCCCCATGGCGCACCGTCTGGCTGCGGCTGCCCCGCAAACCATCGTGCACGATGCCGTGTCCGCGGCGATGACGGGGTTCGAAGGCGTGGCGACCCTCGCATCCAGCCCGGCCGCCGTGGGGGAAATGGCTGAACTGGTTGGTGTCTGCGTGCGCGACGATGCCGATATCCGTGCGGTGGTGGACGGCCAACAGGGCCTGTTGCGCACCATGCGGACAGGGATCATCGCAGTCCACAGCACGGTGCGCCCGTCCACCGTGGTCGATCTGGCCGCTCGCGCGGCCGATCACGGGGTGAGCGTGATCGATGTGGCGGTTTCCGGCGGCGCGGATGGTGCGGCCAAGGGGACGCTGACGGGGCTGGCCGGCGGGGACGCCGCATTGATCGCCAAAGCGCGCCCTATGCTGGACACCTATTGTTCCGATATCATCCATGCCGGAGAAAC contains:
- a CDS encoding MucR family transcriptional regulator, yielding MKEMPLQPDAQARETLITLTSDIVAAHVSNNNVAIDEVPALIENVFQALAGLGEEHVEEEAPLEPAVSIRASVRPDHVTCLECGKKLTLLKRHLMTDHGLTPDEYRQRWNLAGDHPLVAPNYAMQRRDLAVKIGLGHTDRPTGGSKAAPAPAAPAPAKAKAKRGRKLGLRFNGGDGGKA
- a CDS encoding arylsulfatase: MNRLQMLLAATAMTAVSAASASAQESRPNIIVILVDDMGFSDLGAFGGEIRTPNLDALANKGVKFTNFHATPVCAPTRAELLTGVDHHQTGLGNFPELRQDNQIDKPGYEGYLNDRVATIAERLKDAGYYTFQSGKWHLGYDPHANPAARGFDRSFTLLGGGHNHFGADQDRQRPDMPNVGLVYTLDGKQVPIPANFYSSDYFTGQFLSFLPAAKDKRPFFGYLAFTAPHYPIQAPPEDIKRYAGKYDAGYDVLRQQRLQRLKSLRMIPENVVAHDQSSSRRWADLTPEEQRIEARTMEAYAGMVDRLDQNVGKLVAELKKRGQYDNTVIMFLSDNGPEGHELDQSFIIPEAGKAMLAGADNSLEAIGSAKSYVWYKANWAEAGSAPFRRYKSFPTEGGTRVVSFLSYPRQARTGIEPSYLSVRDVVPTLLDLAQVKLDKPAEFRGKPVIAPQGISFAQRIKPGAPPPQLSPTFAAGEMFGRRYVREGRWKAVHIPPPTGSGHWELFDIEADPGEVNDLARSNPEQLAGMIKGWNRYATEKGVVLPVIPGN
- a CDS encoding NAD(P)-dependent oxidoreductase — encoded protein: MRTAFIGLGNIGAPMAHRLAAAAPQTIVHDAVSAAMTGFEGVATLASSPAAVGEMAELVGVCVRDDADIRAVVDGQQGLLRTMRTGIIAVHSTVRPSTVVDLAARAADHGVSVIDVAVSGGADGAAKGTLTGLAGGDAALIAKARPMLDTYCSDIIHAGETGSGMALKLCNNLVTYIELSAALEAYRLAEALDLDPDMLTGVMTNNGNLTPAMRQYIAFRRTGPAQIGGEAFMATQKALIALGSKDLELAGEAAAETGTTIEVTTHVRAHFERIVMEGLQS
- a CDS encoding TonB-dependent receptor codes for the protein MQGHYSIRTALFASCALGAMPFVVSPASAADGLGGVASLAAPRPVLSRIDGKPAGGFPQQAAPEQARQHQADASNADIVVTARRRAESAQDVPIAVTALNNEQVAVPGAIGLTQVAQLAPSLQITATNARQTNINIRGLGATPAFASLGLEYGVGVYVDQVYYSRPAQAAFDLYDLQQVEVLRGPQGTLFGKNTTAGAIHITSQAPTFDPEFRGEVSVGNYQTLQVRATGSAPITDKLAVRLTVSDTERDKGFLKNVHDGSRKSDLHTFSIRGQVLFQPTEEFSLRVIGDYSKYKQDCCIGTTTGVRTTRVDGTALPNDFYTRAKRFGYTPLPVDPFNREIDINRPLRLDLKTHGITAIADYDFGPATLTSVTAWRKLSYRPMIDADLLPLDIFVDAGIYEKQRQFSQELRLASNGKNDVDYVVGLYYFNQRIDDKLFTKYGSDAALWILGPAQGSTQASAGGQAALNGLFVDGTARADTKSYAAFGQVIWHATDRLDLTVGLRYTKEKKTGFFEQVQRGPALTPDQIALGAQAIRNSFGATIPRYDARTKEDNLSGGVTLSYKITPDIMIYGTYAKGYKSGGLNLNAVHADPVIAPEKVDNFEAGIKTALFDRALTLNLAAFHTRIKNYQSQQVDNNGAPTAYIANVGTVRTQGIELDATLRPVRNLSLFASASYVDAIYKSFRNAPCPLEYLGLQTACDLSGRSLPGVSKYSVSLGGEYAVDVSSSAQVYANANYSYRSKFNGTYNLAEDAVIKGYGLTNLSVGFRHPDGRWDISVYARNLFNTKYFNTMGSAAFNTGQYSGGPGDPRTYGVTLRTSL